A segment of the Rattus norvegicus strain BN/NHsdMcwi chromosome 16, GRCr8, whole genome shotgun sequence genome:
GTAGAGGAAGACAGGGTAGTTCATTACAATCTCCCCTTTTCCAACGTTCACTGAAAGACTAACTTTTTCAATGAAACACTCAACAGGCTAGCACGGGACGCAGGATGGAATCTGAAGGCTCCTTACCATAAGGGTATTTAGTATCCAGCTTGTTTTCTGCTGTTCTCCTCCAGGGCAACAGGTCATCGCTGCACCCATTTGGCATCCCATTGTACCCGATCCCAACGATCTTGTTTTCTGTATTCACAATGCAGGCTCCCACCTAGAAACAGAGAAACATTATAACTAGGAATAGCTCGAGTGCCCCTGGGGACACAGGAGATGAGTCAGAAGCTTGGGAGAGACGATACTGCACATGGTACAACAGATTTACTTTGTTTTCCGAGAGTTTCCCTCACCTGCTCTTTGTGTACATCTCTGCGAGGATCTGAACATCCTCCTACAAGACTGGTTTACCTGGGAACTTGGGTCCTTGCTTCTTTGTGCTGACAAGAAGGCTACCGCCATGAAATACTCCGGCCACTCCAGATAGTCATCCCGTTTTTTGCAGGAAATGTCACTCATGTTGGGTGTATAAGTCATATGCCACTAAACATTGAGAACAGCAGTTGTCAATCTGCATTCCAGGAAATGCATCAGCCCTAAACTCGGCAACTTCAGCTGGACTTACTAAGCAGAAATCACAAAACCTGAGTCTTGACTTCAAGAGAAAACATCCTGGTCTTAAGAGAAAATTAACAAATACATTATTTGAAAAGTCTAGATTTAGCACTGGTTAACTTTCCAAATAATTCATGTActgcctgctttcctatagaattTAAGTTCCTATATACTGTCTGCAACGTGCCCCATCTTTTAGTTCCTTCCTTATAAACATGGAAGGGAGAATAAAAATGTGTAACATCTAATGGATTCCAGACACTGTCTAAATCCCCCCGCCACCCCCACTCtacattacatatacatgtataagaCTCATTTCTAGCTAAAGTAGGCATTAGCATCGTATTTTACAAACTCAGAGAACTCAGGAAATTCACCCTCCAAGCCCAGTGTactgaaatataaacaaacaaacaaataaatagcatTGGCAAACAGGCCAGTTTGGTAACtatcaggtgatttttttttctctcattttccttcctcctttgttCCTCCTGATAAATCGATGAATCAACTCTGAGGGATGAATCAAACAGGGGGAAAGAGAAAATGCTCATACTAAAACCAGGTTGTGTATCAATGAGCTTCAAGGCCAGCCCTTAGTCTCTGCAAAGGTGATGGGACAGTCACAGAACTTGAGCTAAGAGAATCCTTTCAAAATTAAACTAGGGGAGGAAGGGTCACCTCATTCATTGAGAAATGTTAAGGTGGAGATCTTCCAAACTTCCCCTTCAGGCTACGAACGTTAAACTTATGCTGCTGTACAGGGCAATACCTATTGTGAACAGGTATGAGGAAGCACAACTAGCCAAGGACTCTGTCACTCCTGCAACCCTGCTCAACCGAGACACACTGGTTTGATTGGCTTCCCGCCTGCTTTAAGGCtttggagggggatgggagggcagggagagaggaCACATTTCTCCATCCCAGGTCGGCCTGGTGCTTGCTTTGTAAAGCCCCCCGGGCTCTGTACCCACCCACGGACAgcttcaggaaactgaggcagggacgTCACCAGTCCAGGGAGAAACTGCTCCACCACCAACAAACAGATGCTCCCCCAACTCTGCTCCGGGTTCTCAAGTCTCTCTCCTCCCCGCCACGTGGGCGTCAGAAGAGACTCTGAGtgcgccctccctccctccctccgccgCGGCGAGCCCCGTGCAGCCCACGTGCAGGCTGAGCACCGGAGCAGGGTCCTCCGCGAGGGGATGCGCCCACCGTCCGCTCCGCTGGGGTGCAGGCCACGCTCAGACGGTCCGCCCTACACAGCCGCCGCGCGCGCGGGAAGGAAGTCGGGAGGGAGGCGGGACTGGCGCGCGGCGGAAGGGGGGCGGGGAAGAGCGTGGCTTGCAGCTCCACGCGATCACGACCACCTGGTCCCTACCCCGGGACAGCCGTCCCGGGTAGAGTTGATCTGCAGTCTGCCCAGCACGCGGGGAGCCAGCGCCTGTCCCGCAGCGGGAGCCGGGTGTTGCAGTGACTTTTACGGTCCCTGTGCGGTTTATCCTgctttttcgttttgttttgttttttttgtgcaCTCAGGGAGGGACCGCGCTTGGCCACACCCACCCACGGGCCTAAGAGTTCGGGCGTTTTAGTTGCCCCTCCTAGTCCTCTGAATCCATCACCAACTTCCTTAAGGAGTTTCTTAAATACAGAAACTTAAAGACCCAAAGATTCCTGTTGCCGCGGACCTGGTTCTGGCCTCCATAATAAGCCTTACACACTATGTCTTTCTAACCATCTCTTAGCCAGCAATTGCTTCTTGACTTCATACTAGAATGGTTCGAGGGAGcagctgtgcccagaggcccCGTACTTCGAAACTTGGCTTTTTGGTTGACCAGGTTTAGAGTTAACTCTCCAAACCTGTGAAAGACGGAGATGCAAGCCAAAGTCTTCTCCTTCCAGTCAAGGTGGACACTTGCTCACTTGACAGTCCCCTGGTAAAGTTTGTAGAAGTCATGCCCCACTACATCTGATTACCTTCAACATCGTTTGCTGGGCTCAGATGTGTGAGCCCTACATCTGGAGGAAATTCCAGCACAAAATGACGTGTCCCTATTTGTTTTATCCACCCTTCTGGCTACTCCCCTAGACTTCATGCCATTGCTCCATAAATAAAAACTACTGTAATGATCATGACTTCAAATCTGCACATCCCCGGTCTCAACTGCTAATCCAAACAAAAGCTTGTTAACTGTATTAATTTAGCCCCACAGAGGAAGAATGATGAAAATAAACAGTTGGTTCTACCTAATTTCTCACTAGCACAGACACATCATTCCTCATGTCCATGGTCCAGCCTGTAGATTCTGTAATTAAATTATGTACTGCTCTTGGtggatgccaggaaagcaaggggggaaatatttcattgttaactatagattttttttttttgcctcgaTAAAACTCGGGTCTCAAAGAGCCACATAGATTAAAGTGATGATTTTTAATGTCAAGTTAGTCACTTTAGTTGACTATCTTGTCAGCACTAAAATTCATTATGTCCTGAGCAAGTAGTTTCTCTCCCCCGCCCTCTGCTTGGTCTTTGTCACCCTCATCTATAGTCCTTGGGTCTGTTGGATTCATTTCTCTGCTTACCAACCTACAACTAATTTATCACCAGTTGCTGCTGGTCCTTCAACCACATCAttaagcttccttccttcctttgccttGGAAAGACTGTCAAACATAATTTAGTCACTTCTCATAGTTCTCCATTTTGGTCGGCTCACACACTCCCCTCTGCAGTAAATCTAGGACCCTGCTTGCTGCAAAAAGTCGCTCTCACTATTCCTGATTTTCACTGAAAGCCTTAAAGATGGCATTGCTCATAAGACAGGAAACTCTCCTGATTCATGGTTTCACAACTAGAGGTTTCAGATTTTCTGCACCAACAGTAAAACCAAACAGCCAAGTGAGAAAAATGCATGCCTTCCCATGTCTTGCTCATTAACACCTTGCAACTCCAAGTGTGAGTGTACGTGTTAAATCTCCTGCTAATACCTTTCATTTTGGCTCATAATGTGGGCTCTTGCTTCACCTACAACAGATACAGGGGTTGCTGTACTTGCCGCCGTATCTAGATTTTACTGCCCTAGGCAAGGTGAGAGATGTCTCAAGGGGATAGACAGCATTAACTTGTTTGCAAAGGTTCTAGTCAGACTTGGGCCCACTCCCCTCCTTACAGAACTTTGGCTTATCTCTGTGTGTTACGTTACTTAGAATGTTTTCCAGTAACTCAGAAGTAGGGGGTGGGGACAGATTAAAAGGGCCAGTCAAGGTAAAATTCCTCTGAGGTTACCCAGGAGGGGACTTGGGTAGCATCCATAGATATTTCCCCTACCACGATACCACCTAATAATTCTCCCATCTCTTTTGTTTTGCCAAAAAGGGAAAAttttaacaaaagaaacagagtgtattagtcagggttctttagagtTATAGAACTTATGGAATGAATCTTTctcacatatattatatgtattatatatatgcatatacacacatatgtatataaatatattgtattat
Coding sequences within it:
- the Dctd gene encoding deoxycytidylate deaminase isoform X3, with protein sequence MTYTPNMSDISCKKRDDYLEWPEYFMAVAFLSAQRSKDPSSQVGACIVNTENKIVGIGYNGMPNGCSDDLLPWRRTAENKLDTKYPYENSHQSTARLSLISIRLIAVRVRSLSEFRAPEEDDTPHTRGSLSLSS
- the Dctd gene encoding deoxycytidylate deaminase isoform X2: MTYTPNMSDISCKKRDDYLEWPEYFMAVAFLSAQRSKDPSSQVGACIVNTENKIVGIGYNGMPNGCSDDLLPWRRTAENKLDTKYPYVCHAELNAIMNKNSADVKGCSMYVALFPCNECAKLIIQAENSHQSTARLSLISIRLIAVRVRSLSEFRAPEEDDTPHTRGSLSLSS